The following are from one region of the Quercus robur chromosome 1, dhQueRobu3.1, whole genome shotgun sequence genome:
- the LOC126732774 gene encoding putative respiratory burst oxidase homolog protein H isoform X2, whose protein sequence is MAAAGEGSSSKWILESIEIDPLVDVPIENNEPDETTSPCKPLKQIKSLKKSISSVRKRNGIQSNNNVPRMGRMASGASRGLKSLRFLDRTTTGKEADAWRSVEKRFNQHAPDGSLCRDKFGTCIGMGAESKDFAGELYDALARRRQICTTNGITREELRMFWEDMTNQDLDSRLQIFFDMCDKNGDGKLSEDEVKEVIVLSASANKLGNLKKQATIYASLIMEELDPDHQGYIEMWQLETLLRGMVSSEDGGNQKLSKRTQTLTRAMIPKRYRTPVSRFLSETGERIHDNWRRIWVVTLWLTINLVLYLWKFNQYKHHGAFQIMGYCVCIAKGAAETLKFNMALILFPVCRKTLTKFRSTFLSSLVPFDDNINFHKLYALGIAVGTFVHATVHITCDFTRLVSCPKEKFMTILGSDFNYKQPSYMDLVESTPGVTGILMVIIMVFSFTLATHSFRRNVIKLPWPLNNLAGFNSFWYAHHLLVLAYILLVIHGYFLFLTKDWQNKTTWMYLVVPVLLYASERASTLINESNHQVDIIKAIIYTGNVLALYMSKPLGFKYKSGMYLFVKCPDISNFEWHPFSITSAPGDDYLSVHIRTLGDWTTELKNRFAQVCEAQSTQTRRGSLVRMETKACPNYDISQSEYPRILIKGPYGAPAQDYKKYDILLLIGLGIGATPFISILKDLLNHIKPTDLEDDSRQNNSSWSNKKGPERAYFYWVTREQGSFDWFKGVMDDIAEYDHNNVIEMHNYLTSVYEEGDARSALIAMVQQLQHAKNGVDVVSESRIRTHFARPNWKKVFSDLASTHQSSVIGVFYCGSTALTKPLKKLCQEFSLNSSTRFHFHKENF, encoded by the exons ATGGCCGCGGCCGGAGAGGGATCATCATCGAAATGGATTCTTGAAAGCATTGAGATTGATCCACTGGTGGACGTTCCTATAGAAAACAATGAGCCAGATGAGACTACCAGCCCATGCAAACctttgaaacaaataaaatccttGAAGAAAAGCATTAGTAGTGTAAGGAAAAGGAATGGTATCCAAAGTAACAACAATGTACCTAGGATGGGAAGAATGGCATCTGGGGCATCTAGAGGCCTCAAGAGCTTACGCTTCCTCGACCGGACAACGACTGGGAAAGAAGCCGACGCGTGGAGGTCCGTTGAGAAGCGCTTCAATCAACATGCACCCGATGGGAGCCTCTGCAGAGACAAATTTGGAACTTGCATTG gaATGGGAGCAGAATCAAAGGACTTTGCCGGGGAATTATATGATGCCTTAGCAAGGCGCAGGCAAATATGCACAACGAATGGGATAACAAGAGAAGAGTTGAGAATGTTTTGGGAGGACATGACTAACCAAGACCTTGATTCTAGGCTTCAAATATTCTTTGACAT GTGTGACAAGAATGGGGATGGGAAGCTGTCAGAGGATGAGGTGAAGGAG GTTATAGTTTTGAGCGCCTCTGCAAACAAGCTAGGAAATCTTAAAAAGCAAGCCACGATATATGCATCTTTAATCATGGAAGAGCTTGATCCTGACCATCAAGGGTATATAGAG ATGTGGCAACTAGAAACTCTACTAAGGGGAATGGTGAGCTCTGAAGATGGAGGTAACCAGAAACTTTCCAAGAGAACCCAAACTCTAACAAGGGCTATGATCCCCAAGAGATACAGAACTCCTGTTAGCAGATTCTTATCTGAAACTGGGGAACGTATACATGATAATTGGAGGAGAATATGGGTTGTCACATTGTGGTTAACCATCAACTTGGTCCTTTATCTTTGGAAGTTCAATCAATACAAGCACCATGGGGCATTCCAAATCATGGGTTATTGTGTCTGCATTGCCAAGGGTGCAGCCGAGACTCTGAAGTTCAATATGGCTCTCATCCTTTTTCCTGTTTGTAGAAAGACTCTTACTAAGTTTAGGTCAACATTTCTCAGTAGCTTAGTTCCTTTTGACGACAATATAAATTTCCACAAGTTATATGCACTAGGAATAGCCGTTGGGACTTTTGTTCATGCTACAGTGCACATAACTTGTGATTTTACAAGGTTGGTATCATGTCCAAAGGAAAAGTTCATGACAATTCTAGGGTCTGATTTCAATTACAAACAGCCAAGTTACATGGATTTGGTGGAAAGTACCCCAGGTGTAACTGGGATTCTAATGGTCATTATAATGGTTTTCTCCTTCACATTGGCCACACATTCGTTTAGAAGAAATGTCATCAAGTTACCATGGCCTCTCAACAATTTGGCCGGGTTCAATTCCTTCTGGTATGCACATCATTTGCTGGTGCTGGCATATATCCTCTTGGTCATCCATGGCTACTTCTTGTTCCTCACAAAGGACTGGCAGAATAAGACG ACATGGATGTATCTTGTTGTCCCTGTACTATTATATGCTAGTGAGAGAGCTTCTACACTAATTAATGAAAGCAATCATCAGGTTGACATCATTAAG GCAATCATATACACGGGAAATGTTTTAGCACTATACATGAGCAAACCTCTAGGATTCAAGTATAAAAGTGGAATGTACCTTTTTGTCAAGTGTCCAGATATATCAAACTTTGAATG GCATCCTTTCTCCATCACTTCAGCACCAGGAGATGACTATTTAAGTGTCCACATAAGGACCTTGGGAGACTGGACTACAGAGCTTAAAAACAGATTTGCACAG GTCTGTGAGGCCCAAAGTACCCAAACAAGAAGAGGAAGTCTCGTGAGAATGGAAACTAAAGCGTGTCCAAACTATGATATTTCACAATCAGA ATATCCAAGGATCCTTATCAAAGGACCATATGGAGCCCCAGCTCAGGATTACAAGAAGTATGACATCCTTTTGCTAATAGGTCTAGGAATTGGGGCCACTCCATTCATCAGTATTCTAAAAGACCTCTTAAACCATATCAAGCCAACTGACCTTGAAGAT GATTCAAGACAAAACAATTCATCATGGTCAAATAAGAAGGGTCCTGAAAGAGCATATTTTTACTGGGTAACAAGGGAACAAGGCTCCTTTGACTGGTTTAAAGGTGTCATGGATGATATTGCAGAGTATGACCACAAT AATGTAATAGAAATGCACAATTACCTGACTAGTGTCTACGAAGAAGGAGATGCACGGTCTGCACTTATTGCCATGGTGCAGCAACTGCAACATGCTAAGAATGGAGTTGATGTTGTCTCTGAAAGTCGG ATACGAACACATTTTGCAAGACCCAACTGGAAGAAAGTTTTTTCTGACTTGGCAAGTACACACCAATCATCAGTAATAG GTGTGTTTTACTGTGGAAGCACTGCACTTACCAAACCACTAAAGAAGCTTTGCCAAGAATTTAGTTTAAACTCATCAACGCGCTTCCACTTCCACAAGGAGAACTTCTAG
- the LOC126732774 gene encoding putative respiratory burst oxidase homolog protein H isoform X1 — MVSNVSDMAAAGEGSSSKWILESIEIDPLVDVPIENNEPDETTSPCKPLKQIKSLKKSISSVRKRNGIQSNNNVPRMGRMASGASRGLKSLRFLDRTTTGKEADAWRSVEKRFNQHAPDGSLCRDKFGTCIGMGAESKDFAGELYDALARRRQICTTNGITREELRMFWEDMTNQDLDSRLQIFFDMCDKNGDGKLSEDEVKEVIVLSASANKLGNLKKQATIYASLIMEELDPDHQGYIEMWQLETLLRGMVSSEDGGNQKLSKRTQTLTRAMIPKRYRTPVSRFLSETGERIHDNWRRIWVVTLWLTINLVLYLWKFNQYKHHGAFQIMGYCVCIAKGAAETLKFNMALILFPVCRKTLTKFRSTFLSSLVPFDDNINFHKLYALGIAVGTFVHATVHITCDFTRLVSCPKEKFMTILGSDFNYKQPSYMDLVESTPGVTGILMVIIMVFSFTLATHSFRRNVIKLPWPLNNLAGFNSFWYAHHLLVLAYILLVIHGYFLFLTKDWQNKTTWMYLVVPVLLYASERASTLINESNHQVDIIKAIIYTGNVLALYMSKPLGFKYKSGMYLFVKCPDISNFEWHPFSITSAPGDDYLSVHIRTLGDWTTELKNRFAQVCEAQSTQTRRGSLVRMETKACPNYDISQSEYPRILIKGPYGAPAQDYKKYDILLLIGLGIGATPFISILKDLLNHIKPTDLEDDSRQNNSSWSNKKGPERAYFYWVTREQGSFDWFKGVMDDIAEYDHNNVIEMHNYLTSVYEEGDARSALIAMVQQLQHAKNGVDVVSESRIRTHFARPNWKKVFSDLASTHQSSVIGVFYCGSTALTKPLKKLCQEFSLNSSTRFHFHKENF, encoded by the exons ATGGTGTCAAACGTGTCAGACATGGCCGCGGCCGGAGAGGGATCATCATCGAAATGGATTCTTGAAAGCATTGAGATTGATCCACTGGTGGACGTTCCTATAGAAAACAATGAGCCAGATGAGACTACCAGCCCATGCAAACctttgaaacaaataaaatccttGAAGAAAAGCATTAGTAGTGTAAGGAAAAGGAATGGTATCCAAAGTAACAACAATGTACCTAGGATGGGAAGAATGGCATCTGGGGCATCTAGAGGCCTCAAGAGCTTACGCTTCCTCGACCGGACAACGACTGGGAAAGAAGCCGACGCGTGGAGGTCCGTTGAGAAGCGCTTCAATCAACATGCACCCGATGGGAGCCTCTGCAGAGACAAATTTGGAACTTGCATTG gaATGGGAGCAGAATCAAAGGACTTTGCCGGGGAATTATATGATGCCTTAGCAAGGCGCAGGCAAATATGCACAACGAATGGGATAACAAGAGAAGAGTTGAGAATGTTTTGGGAGGACATGACTAACCAAGACCTTGATTCTAGGCTTCAAATATTCTTTGACAT GTGTGACAAGAATGGGGATGGGAAGCTGTCAGAGGATGAGGTGAAGGAG GTTATAGTTTTGAGCGCCTCTGCAAACAAGCTAGGAAATCTTAAAAAGCAAGCCACGATATATGCATCTTTAATCATGGAAGAGCTTGATCCTGACCATCAAGGGTATATAGAG ATGTGGCAACTAGAAACTCTACTAAGGGGAATGGTGAGCTCTGAAGATGGAGGTAACCAGAAACTTTCCAAGAGAACCCAAACTCTAACAAGGGCTATGATCCCCAAGAGATACAGAACTCCTGTTAGCAGATTCTTATCTGAAACTGGGGAACGTATACATGATAATTGGAGGAGAATATGGGTTGTCACATTGTGGTTAACCATCAACTTGGTCCTTTATCTTTGGAAGTTCAATCAATACAAGCACCATGGGGCATTCCAAATCATGGGTTATTGTGTCTGCATTGCCAAGGGTGCAGCCGAGACTCTGAAGTTCAATATGGCTCTCATCCTTTTTCCTGTTTGTAGAAAGACTCTTACTAAGTTTAGGTCAACATTTCTCAGTAGCTTAGTTCCTTTTGACGACAATATAAATTTCCACAAGTTATATGCACTAGGAATAGCCGTTGGGACTTTTGTTCATGCTACAGTGCACATAACTTGTGATTTTACAAGGTTGGTATCATGTCCAAAGGAAAAGTTCATGACAATTCTAGGGTCTGATTTCAATTACAAACAGCCAAGTTACATGGATTTGGTGGAAAGTACCCCAGGTGTAACTGGGATTCTAATGGTCATTATAATGGTTTTCTCCTTCACATTGGCCACACATTCGTTTAGAAGAAATGTCATCAAGTTACCATGGCCTCTCAACAATTTGGCCGGGTTCAATTCCTTCTGGTATGCACATCATTTGCTGGTGCTGGCATATATCCTCTTGGTCATCCATGGCTACTTCTTGTTCCTCACAAAGGACTGGCAGAATAAGACG ACATGGATGTATCTTGTTGTCCCTGTACTATTATATGCTAGTGAGAGAGCTTCTACACTAATTAATGAAAGCAATCATCAGGTTGACATCATTAAG GCAATCATATACACGGGAAATGTTTTAGCACTATACATGAGCAAACCTCTAGGATTCAAGTATAAAAGTGGAATGTACCTTTTTGTCAAGTGTCCAGATATATCAAACTTTGAATG GCATCCTTTCTCCATCACTTCAGCACCAGGAGATGACTATTTAAGTGTCCACATAAGGACCTTGGGAGACTGGACTACAGAGCTTAAAAACAGATTTGCACAG GTCTGTGAGGCCCAAAGTACCCAAACAAGAAGAGGAAGTCTCGTGAGAATGGAAACTAAAGCGTGTCCAAACTATGATATTTCACAATCAGA ATATCCAAGGATCCTTATCAAAGGACCATATGGAGCCCCAGCTCAGGATTACAAGAAGTATGACATCCTTTTGCTAATAGGTCTAGGAATTGGGGCCACTCCATTCATCAGTATTCTAAAAGACCTCTTAAACCATATCAAGCCAACTGACCTTGAAGAT GATTCAAGACAAAACAATTCATCATGGTCAAATAAGAAGGGTCCTGAAAGAGCATATTTTTACTGGGTAACAAGGGAACAAGGCTCCTTTGACTGGTTTAAAGGTGTCATGGATGATATTGCAGAGTATGACCACAAT AATGTAATAGAAATGCACAATTACCTGACTAGTGTCTACGAAGAAGGAGATGCACGGTCTGCACTTATTGCCATGGTGCAGCAACTGCAACATGCTAAGAATGGAGTTGATGTTGTCTCTGAAAGTCGG ATACGAACACATTTTGCAAGACCCAACTGGAAGAAAGTTTTTTCTGACTTGGCAAGTACACACCAATCATCAGTAATAG GTGTGTTTTACTGTGGAAGCACTGCACTTACCAAACCACTAAAGAAGCTTTGCCAAGAATTTAGTTTAAACTCATCAACGCGCTTCCACTTCCACAAGGAGAACTTCTAG